Below is a window of Desulfurococcus amylolyticus Z-533 DNA.
GCCTACCATATATTGCATGGAAGCCTGTCGGCGTCTTCTGGGTGAACCACGCTATTCTCTCTATACCATACCCGCAGTCAACGACTAAGACGGGGTTTTCCACGTATTTACCATCAACAACCTTGTACATCATGTGCACTAGTGTTGCTAACTCCATGCCGTCAACCAATACCTCTGGGGCAGGCCCAGCATTACCCCCGCCCTCCCACCATCCCTCCTTAAACACCAGGTCGTCGAGGTCTATGCCTATCTCCTTATTAAAGAACTCTATTGTGTTATCCAGTATCCCCTCAACCCAGTAAACGAATTTACCCGGTTTATTAAAAGCATGCATCCCACCCATTTCAAAACTGGTTAAATGCCGTCCAAAGGTTAACCCCACGTTATCTATATCACTCAGCCTTATAGATGGTTGGATTATAACTAGTGGATTATATGGGGGATCAACAATACCATCTGTAACAGCAGGCTGGAATACCACTATTGATGCTATGGTTAAATAGAGGTCATTTCTCCATCTGGCTAGAACTGGATAGGGATCCACTACGCCGTGCCCCTTTGACTTGAGGAACCCTATAAACTTCTCCCTTACCTCCTGGAGGCTTAAGGGCCTCACTCTTTTATAATCCTTGTAGAGGAACTCATATTTGCTGCAAGGCCTATCCGGGCAAGTATCCCTTGGAATCCTGCTCCATAAAACACCCTCCTCACATCTCTTGCAGGTGTATTTCTCATAGCCATACCTGCGGAGATAGTCGAAGCTTATATTTTTAGACATGGTTTTAACTAACCTCTCTCTAACTTAGGATACCTAATAGTAAGGAAGCAAATTAAGTTTTCGTAAAATCCTAAAAATCTTTATCCTCTCGTAAACAATGCCATTATTTTCAACCGAATAGTGCTGAGAAACCTTCTGAGAGGGCTTCCTCACTAAGCTCCTTAGACTCCTCCTTCTTCTCCTCTTCACCCTTCTTCTCTTCACCAGCAGGCGCAGCCGCTGGGGCCGCTTGAACTGGGGCAGCTGCCACAGGTGCTACAGAAGCCTGTTCAAGGACCTTGGCTATGTCAATGTTTTTAATGGCTGCAACCAGAGACTTCACCCTAACTTCATCTACTTCAACACCGGCTGCTTCAAGCACCTTCTTCACATTTTCCTCGCTTATCTCTTTTCCAGCCTTATACAGCAATAAAGACGCATATATATACTCC
It encodes the following:
- the rpl12p gene encoding 50S ribosomal protein P1; this encodes MEYIYASLLLYKAGKEISEENVKKVLEAAGVEVDEVRVKSLVAAIKNIDIAKVLEQASVAPVAAAPVQAAPAAAPAGEEKKGEEEKKEESKELSEEALSEGFSALFG